A part of Methanothermobacter thermautotrophicus genomic DNA contains:
- the thsA gene encoding thermosome subunit alpha, which produces MAQGQQPIFILPQNTSRYVGREAQRINILAGKILAETVRTTLGPKGMDKMLVDSLGDIVITNDGVTILREMDISHPAAKMLVEVAKTQEDEVGDGTTTAVIIAGELLKEAEKLIEMGVHPTIIALGYRNAALKAQEILEEISMEASDRDTLMKVAITAMTGKGSERAKEKLAELVVDAVMQVEEDGEIDKDNINIQRIQGASVNESRIVNGIVIDKSRADTSMPKRVENARIALLKYPIEVKDLETDAKIRLTDPSQMQAFIEQEEQMIRDMVEKIKSSGANVVFCQKGIDDLALHYLSREGIMALKRVKKSDIKRIEKATGARLVTNIDDLTAEDLGEAGVIYEKKIFDEVLTFIEECKDPKAISIILRGSTKHVAEEMERALEDAIGVVASTIEDREVVAGGGAPEVEIARKLREYADTISGREQLAVSAFADALEIVPKTLAENAGLDSIDVLVDLRAAHEESPYMGIDVFDGEIIDMKEAGVIEPQRVKKQAIQSAAEAAEMILRIDDMIAARGFDVSSKDEDDMEGMGGMGGMGGMGGMGGMGGMPPMM; this is translated from the coding sequence ATGGCACAGGGACAGCAGCCCATATTCATATTACCACAGAATACAAGCCGTTACGTTGGAAGAGAAGCCCAGAGAATCAACATCCTTGCAGGTAAAATACTCGCGGAAACCGTGAGGACAACCCTTGGACCCAAGGGTATGGACAAGATGCTGGTGGACTCCCTCGGAGACATCGTGATTACGAATGATGGAGTTACGATCCTCAGGGAAATGGACATCTCACACCCCGCAGCAAAGATGCTGGTTGAGGTCGCAAAGACCCAGGAAGACGAGGTGGGGGACGGCACAACCACTGCAGTAATAATAGCGGGTGAACTGCTCAAGGAAGCTGAAAAATTAATTGAAATGGGTGTGCACCCAACAATCATAGCACTTGGTTACAGGAATGCGGCCCTGAAGGCCCAGGAGATACTTGAAGAAATATCAATGGAAGCAAGCGACAGGGACACCCTCATGAAGGTTGCAATAACAGCCATGACAGGAAAGGGTTCAGAGAGGGCCAAGGAAAAACTTGCTGAACTCGTTGTTGACGCAGTAATGCAGGTCGAAGAGGACGGTGAAATCGACAAGGACAACATTAACATACAGAGGATACAGGGAGCATCAGTGAACGAGTCAAGAATCGTGAACGGTATAGTGATTGACAAGTCAAGGGCAGACACATCAATGCCAAAGAGAGTTGAAAACGCCAGGATAGCCCTGCTCAAGTACCCGATAGAGGTTAAGGACCTTGAAACCGATGCCAAGATAAGGCTAACAGACCCATCACAGATGCAGGCCTTCATAGAACAGGAGGAGCAGATGATCCGAGACATGGTTGAGAAGATAAAGAGCTCAGGCGCCAACGTCGTGTTCTGTCAGAAGGGTATCGATGACCTTGCACTCCACTACCTCTCACGTGAAGGAATAATGGCCCTCAAGAGGGTCAAGAAGTCAGACATCAAGCGTATTGAGAAGGCCACAGGCGCAAGGCTCGTCACCAACATCGATGACCTCACAGCAGAAGACCTGGGAGAGGCCGGCGTTATCTACGAGAAGAAGATCTTTGATGAAGTCCTCACGTTCATTGAAGAATGTAAGGACCCCAAGGCCATCTCCATAATACTGAGGGGAAGCACCAAGCATGTTGCAGAGGAAATGGAGCGTGCCCTTGAGGATGCAATAGGAGTCGTTGCATCCACAATTGAGGACAGGGAGGTTGTTGCAGGCGGAGGAGCGCCTGAGGTTGAAATCGCCAGGAAACTGCGTGAGTATGCTGACACCATAAGCGGCAGGGAACAGCTGGCAGTATCAGCCTTTGCAGACGCCCTTGAAATCGTGCCAAAGACCCTTGCAGAGAACGCAGGTCTTGACAGCATCGACGTCCTCGTTGACCTCAGGGCAGCTCATGAGGAGTCACCATACATGGGAATCGATGTCTTCGATGGCGAAATCATCGACATGAAGGAGGCCGGAGTGATAGAGCCCCAGAGGGTCAAGAAGCAGGCCATCCAGTCTGCAGCTGAGGCAGCTGAGATGATCCTCCGTATCGATGACATGATAGCCGCCAGGGGCTTTGATGTCTCATCAAAGGACGAGGATGATATGGAAGGAATGGGTGGAATGGGTGGAATGGGTGGAATGGGTGGAATGGGTGGAATGGGTGGAATGCCCCCCATGATGTAA
- the xth gene encoding exodeoxyribonuclease III gives MTVLKIISWNVNGLRAVHRKGFLEWFMNENPDILCLQEIKAKPEQLPRKLRHVEGYMSFFTPAERKGYSGVAMYTRIPPSSVREGFGIKRFDTEGRIQIADFDDFLLYNIYFPNGKMSDERLKYKLEFYDAFLEDVNRERDSGRNVVICGDFNTAHREIDLARPKENSNVSGFLPIERAWIDKFIENGYVDTFRMFNSEPGQYTWWSYRTRARERNVGWRLDYFFVNQEFAGNVKRSWILSDVMGSDHCPIGLEIEI, from the coding sequence ATGACAGTGCTGAAAATAATATCCTGGAACGTAAACGGCCTCAGGGCAGTCCACAGGAAGGGGTTCCTTGAATGGTTCATGAATGAGAATCCAGACATCCTATGCCTCCAGGAGATCAAGGCAAAGCCTGAACAGCTCCCCAGGAAGCTCAGGCACGTTGAGGGCTACATGAGCTTCTTCACCCCTGCCGAGAGGAAGGGTTACAGCGGGGTTGCCATGTACACAAGGATACCTCCCTCTTCAGTGAGGGAGGGCTTCGGTATAAAGAGGTTCGACACAGAGGGCAGGATACAGATCGCCGACTTTGACGACTTCCTCCTCTACAACATATACTTCCCCAATGGAAAGATGTCAGATGAAAGACTGAAGTATAAACTGGAATTCTATGACGCATTCCTTGAGGACGTCAACCGGGAGAGGGACTCGGGAAGGAACGTGGTTATATGTGGCGACTTCAACACAGCCCACAGGGAGATAGACCTTGCAAGGCCAAAGGAGAACAGTAATGTATCAGGTTTCCTCCCCATTGAAAGGGCCTGGATCGATAAGTTCATTGAAAACGGTTACGTGGACACCTTCAGGATGTTCAACAGTGAACCGGGACAGTACACATGGTGGAGCTACAGGACAAGGGCCCGTGAGAGGAACGTTGGATGGAGACTCGACTACTTCTTTGTAAACCAGGAGTTCGCAGGGAATGTTAAAAGGTCCTGGATACTCTCAGATGTCATGGGCTCAGACCACTGCCCGATCGGACTGGAAATAGAAATATAA
- a CDS encoding FprA family A-type flavoprotein: MKADAVKIADGVYWVGVMDWDIRSYHGYTLEGTTYNTYLIFGDEMVALVDNTYPGTSSQMFGRISDAFEREGRDERIDLIIQNHIERDHSGSIMEVLKRYGSEIICTAKAAEGLRQHYPIPEDTPFQTVKTGDSTDLGGKTLTFLEAPMLHWPDSMFTLLEEDGILFSNDAFGQHLCISKRFDRDVPDAVLMDAALKFYANLLTPLSPLVLRKLDEVKELGLLEKIGMIAPSHGQIWTDPMKVIGAYTDWATGKCRDKATIIYDTMHHSTAMMAHAMAEGLMAADVDVSMHFLHEDERSEIVKNILESKAVFIGSPTMFNGPFPSLGDLIYYLRGLTFDRTGFKRLAVVFGSKGWGGGAVRTLKEELSGAGFEVAETFEVNYVPTGEDLDECYSIGKTIGERIRKM, encoded by the coding sequence ATGAAGGCTGATGCGGTGAAAATTGCGGATGGTGTCTACTGGGTTGGTGTGATGGACTGGGACATAAGGAGCTACCATGGCTACACCCTGGAGGGCACAACCTACAATACCTACCTCATATTTGGGGATGAGATGGTGGCGCTGGTCGACAACACCTACCCTGGAACCTCTTCACAGATGTTCGGAAGAATAAGTGACGCCTTTGAAAGGGAAGGAAGGGATGAAAGGATTGACCTCATAATCCAGAACCACATTGAAAGGGATCACAGCGGTTCCATCATGGAGGTCCTGAAGAGGTACGGCTCAGAGATAATCTGCACTGCAAAGGCGGCTGAGGGCCTCAGACAGCACTACCCCATACCAGAGGATACCCCATTTCAGACCGTTAAAACAGGGGACAGCACCGATCTCGGGGGAAAAACCCTCACATTCCTTGAGGCACCCATGCTACACTGGCCAGACAGCATGTTCACCCTCCTGGAGGAGGACGGCATTCTATTCTCAAATGATGCCTTTGGACAGCACCTCTGCATCAGCAAACGCTTTGATAGGGACGTTCCTGACGCTGTACTGATGGATGCTGCCCTGAAATTCTACGCAAACCTTTTAACACCACTCTCCCCCCTGGTACTCAGGAAGTTGGATGAGGTCAAGGAACTGGGCCTCCTTGAGAAGATAGGGATGATAGCACCCTCCCACGGCCAGATATGGACTGACCCCATGAAGGTAATAGGGGCATACACTGACTGGGCAACAGGTAAGTGCAGGGATAAGGCCACCATAATCTATGACACCATGCACCACTCCACAGCCATGATGGCACATGCCATGGCAGAGGGTCTGATGGCGGCGGACGTGGACGTGTCAATGCACTTCCTTCATGAGGATGAGAGGAGCGAGATTGTGAAGAACATCCTTGAGAGCAAGGCAGTTTTCATCGGAAGCCCCACAATGTTCAACGGACCATTTCCAAGCCTTGGCGATCTGATATACTATCTCAGGGGACTGACATTTGATCGTACAGGCTTTAAAAGGCTTGCGGTTGTATTCGGATCAAAGGGGTGGGGTGGAGGTGCAGTGAGAACCCTGAAGGAGGAGCTCTCAGGTGCAGGATTTGAGGTTGCTGAAACCTTTGAGGTCAACTATGTCCCCACCGGGGAAGACCTGGATGAATGCTACAGCATCGGTAAGACCATCGGTGAGAGGATAAGGAAAATGTAG
- a CDS encoding YifB family Mg chelatase-like AAA ATPase → MNCEGYYHDENMVEIFEELKQPKTLEELGLSYFFVRDLILKIMLTYGTVKTQRITDITGIHLDILEEILGQMEKDGFCAQVGGSFLFSSVEYTLTKRGVEKARLVMEENPYMGIAPVPYERYFELMDKQLSNRFPIRIPDEVIEGTFRDVVGLSYAKECLVDSCTVGKGLFVYGAPGTGKTFIISKASDLLPPIVIPRFIEFSGRVIQIYAPDFHRPCPEEPEDPRWIKIHAPFVFTGSELSLNELETTYNMSKGVYETSPIIKANGGVLLIDDLGRQRDDHEVILNRLIVPLENRKDVIYIRGVPVIFHTHFIPAFSTNLDVSIMDEAHLRRAPLHIFLRHPPVENVAEVFRRNLDEIGEEYDDEVVERIKMVYTPVADGGEGLQPSYAHARDLAQIAQAVRINMGKEKVDLEVIERALDKHVLIALQRMDIDISQVHHSIRTFRIITGDPDSAERVLRLYGALTVAREDGAVLADFEDSISPSQLLEHLQSQGVATRRVDVISETKREIKKAILEYGDG, encoded by the coding sequence ATGAACTGCGAAGGATACTACCACGATGAGAACATGGTTGAAATCTTTGAGGAACTGAAACAGCCAAAAACCCTTGAAGAGCTGGGTTTATCCTATTTCTTTGTAAGGGACCTTATACTTAAGATAATGTTAACCTACGGGACCGTTAAAACCCAGAGAATTACGGATATAACTGGCATACACCTTGATATACTTGAAGAGATCCTGGGTCAGATGGAGAAGGACGGATTCTGCGCCCAGGTTGGGGGCAGTTTTCTCTTCTCCAGTGTCGAATACACCCTCACAAAGAGGGGTGTTGAGAAGGCCCGCCTTGTAATGGAGGAAAACCCCTACATGGGGATAGCCCCTGTACCATATGAGAGATACTTTGAGCTAATGGATAAACAGCTCAGTAACCGTTTCCCCATAAGAATACCTGATGAGGTCATTGAAGGAACCTTCAGGGATGTGGTGGGACTATCCTATGCAAAGGAGTGCCTTGTGGATTCCTGCACAGTGGGTAAGGGACTCTTTGTCTATGGGGCTCCGGGTACAGGGAAGACATTCATAATAAGCAAGGCCTCAGACCTCCTGCCCCCCATAGTGATCCCCCGCTTCATAGAGTTCAGCGGGAGGGTTATACAGATCTATGCCCCTGACTTCCACAGGCCATGCCCTGAAGAACCCGAGGACCCCAGATGGATAAAGATACACGCACCCTTCGTTTTCACTGGCTCTGAATTAAGTTTAAATGAACTGGAGACAACCTACAACATGAGCAAGGGGGTATATGAGACTTCACCCATCATAAAGGCCAATGGGGGAGTCCTTCTCATCGATGACCTTGGAAGGCAGCGGGATGACCATGAGGTGATCCTCAACCGCCTCATAGTCCCCCTGGAGAACAGGAAGGATGTGATCTATATAAGGGGCGTCCCGGTTATATTCCACACCCACTTCATACCTGCCTTCTCAACAAACCTGGATGTCAGCATAATGGACGAGGCCCACCTCAGAAGGGCCCCCCTCCACATATTCCTCAGACACCCTCCAGTTGAAAACGTTGCAGAGGTTTTCAGGCGCAATCTTGATGAAATAGGGGAGGAATACGATGATGAGGTTGTTGAAAGGATTAAGATGGTCTACACCCCTGTTGCCGATGGAGGGGAGGGTCTACAGCCCAGCTATGCCCATGCAAGGGACCTTGCCCAGATAGCACAGGCAGTCAGAATCAACATGGGAAAGGAGAAGGTGGACCTTGAGGTGATTGAGAGGGCCCTTGATAAGCACGTTCTGATAGCCCTCCAGAGGATGGATATTGATATAAGCCAGGTGCATCACAGCATAAGGACATTTCGTATCATTACAGGCGACCCTGATAGCGCCGAGAGGGTCTTACGACTCTACGGAGCTCTTACAGTTGCAAGGGAGGACGGGGCCGTCCTTGCAGATTTTGAGGACTCGATAAGTCCTTCACAGCTCCTTGAACACCTTCAGAGTCAGGGAGTGGCCACAAGGCGGGTAGATGTCATCTCTGAGACCAAGAGGGAAATTAAGAAGGCTATACTTGAATACGGTGACGGTTGA
- the acs gene encoding acetate--CoA ligase, translated as MSKDTSVLLEENRVFKPHYTVVEEAHIKNWEAELEKGKDHEKYWAEKAERFEWFRKWDKVLDDSNKPFYKWFVNGKINMTYNAVDRWLNTDKRNQVAILYVNERGDERKLTYYELYREVNRTANALKSLGIRKGDAVALYLPMCPELVISMLACAKIGAVHSVIYSGLSVGALVERLNDAMAKIIITADGTYRRGGVIELKPIVDEAILQCPTIETTVVVKHTDIDIEMSDISGREILFDKLIEGEGDRCDAEEMDAEDPLFILYTSGSTGKPKGVLHTTGGYMVGVASTLEMTFDIHNGDLWWCTADIGWITGHSYVVYGPLLLGTTTLIYEGAPDYPDPGVWWSIVEKYGVTKFYTAPTAIRHLMRFGDKHPKRYNLESLKILGTVGEPINPEAWMWYHKHIGREKCPIIDTWWQTETGMHLIAPLPVTPLKPGSVTKPLPGIEADVVDEKGEPVPLGKGGFLVIRKPWPAMFRTLFNDEERYIDVYWNQIPGGVYTAGDMARKDEDGYFWIQGRSDDVLNIAGHRVGTAEVESVFVAHPAVAEAAVIGKADPIKGEVIKAFLILKKGHKLNAALIEELKRHLRHELGPVAVIGEMVQVDRLPKTRSGKIMRRILRAREEGEDLGDTSTLEE; from the coding sequence ATGTCAAAGGATACCTCAGTTCTCCTGGAAGAAAACAGGGTCTTCAAACCCCACTACACAGTTGTGGAGGAGGCCCACATAAAAAACTGGGAGGCCGAGCTCGAAAAGGGAAAGGACCATGAGAAATACTGGGCCGAGAAGGCTGAAAGATTCGAATGGTTCAGGAAATGGGACAAGGTCCTCGATGATAGCAACAAACCATTCTACAAGTGGTTCGTCAACGGTAAGATCAACATGACATACAACGCCGTTGACAGGTGGCTTAACACAGACAAGAGAAACCAGGTCGCCATCCTCTATGTGAACGAGAGGGGAGATGAAAGAAAGTTAACCTACTATGAACTGTACCGTGAGGTTAACAGGACCGCAAATGCCCTCAAAAGTCTCGGAATCAGGAAGGGCGATGCAGTTGCACTGTATCTTCCAATGTGTCCTGAACTTGTAATCTCAATGCTTGCCTGCGCAAAGATAGGCGCCGTCCACAGCGTCATATATTCCGGTCTCAGCGTGGGGGCCCTGGTGGAACGCCTCAACGATGCCATGGCAAAGATCATAATAACAGCCGACGGGACCTACAGAAGGGGTGGAGTTATAGAACTAAAACCCATAGTGGACGAGGCCATACTCCAGTGTCCAACCATAGAAACAACTGTGGTTGTGAAGCACACAGACATTGACATTGAAATGTCCGATATAAGTGGCCGTGAAATACTCTTTGATAAGCTCATAGAGGGTGAAGGGGACCGTTGCGATGCAGAGGAGATGGATGCAGAGGATCCACTATTCATACTCTACACCTCAGGAAGTACCGGGAAACCAAAGGGTGTTCTGCACACAACAGGCGGATACATGGTGGGGGTCGCATCAACCCTGGAGATGACCTTTGACATCCACAACGGGGACCTCTGGTGGTGTACAGCAGACATCGGATGGATAACCGGTCACAGCTATGTTGTCTATGGCCCGCTGCTACTTGGAACCACAACACTCATCTATGAGGGAGCGCCTGATTATCCCGACCCCGGCGTATGGTGGAGCATAGTTGAGAAATACGGTGTCACCAAGTTCTACACGGCGCCAACAGCAATAAGGCACCTCATGAGGTTCGGTGACAAGCACCCGAAACGCTACAACCTTGAGTCCCTAAAGATACTCGGCACGGTCGGTGAACCCATAAACCCCGAGGCATGGATGTGGTACCACAAGCATATCGGAAGGGAGAAGTGCCCGATAATTGACACCTGGTGGCAGACCGAGACAGGGATGCACCTGATAGCGCCCCTGCCTGTGACACCCCTTAAACCGGGTTCAGTTACAAAGCCCCTGCCAGGCATAGAGGCCGACGTGGTTGACGAGAAGGGCGAACCGGTACCCCTGGGTAAGGGCGGTTTCCTCGTGATCAGAAAGCCATGGCCCGCCATGTTCAGAACCCTCTTCAACGACGAGGAGAGGTACATCGATGTTTACTGGAATCAGATCCCTGGTGGAGTGTACACCGCAGGTGACATGGCAAGGAAGGATGAGGATGGATACTTCTGGATCCAGGGAAGATCAGATGACGTCCTGAATATAGCAGGGCACAGGGTAGGTACTGCGGAGGTTGAATCTGTCTTTGTGGCACACCCTGCAGTTGCAGAGGCCGCGGTTATAGGCAAGGCCGACCCAATCAAGGGGGAGGTCATAAAGGCGTTCCTCATACTCAAGAAGGGGCATAAACTGAACGCCGCCCTCATCGAGGAACTGAAAAGACACCTTCGCCATGAACTCGGACCCGTTGCGGTTATAGGAGAGATGGTCCAGGTTGACAGGCTCCCAAAAACAAGGTCCGGTAAGATAATGAGGAGGATACTGAGGGCCAGGGAGGAAGGAGAGGACCTCGGCGATACCTCAACCCTCGAGGAATAG
- a CDS encoding acetate uptake transporter gives MRETEVVISDKTANPAPLGLLGFGITTVLLNLHNAGLFPINSMILAMGFAYGGIAQILASVMEYRKGNTFGTVAFGSYGLFWWSLVLLLVIPNLKFLETSGTAAASADPVAMASYLFMWGLFTLVMFIATLKLKRGIQVIFISLAVLFFLLTAGEITGSTLITVVAGYEGIFTGAAAMYVGLAEVINETHGRDILPI, from the coding sequence ATGCGTGAAACAGAAGTGGTTATATCAGATAAAACCGCCAACCCGGCCCCCCTTGGACTTCTGGGGTTTGGTATAACCACCGTACTGCTGAACCTGCACAACGCAGGTCTTTTTCCCATAAACAGCATGATACTTGCAATGGGGTTCGCCTATGGGGGTATAGCCCAGATACTTGCAAGTGTGATGGAATACAGAAAGGGTAACACATTCGGTACGGTTGCATTTGGATCATATGGTCTGTTCTGGTGGTCACTGGTGCTCCTCCTGGTGATCCCTAACCTCAAGTTCCTTGAAACATCAGGGACTGCAGCAGCCAGCGCCGACCCGGTTGCAATGGCATCATACCTTTTCATGTGGGGGTTATTCACCCTGGTGATGTTCATAGCAACCCTCAAACTCAAAAGGGGCATCCAGGTAATATTCATAAGCCTTGCTGTGCTCTTCTTCCTGCTCACTGCTGGTGAAATTACCGGTTCAACACTTATAACAGTTGTGGCAGGTTATGAGGGCATATTCACCGGTGCAGCCGCAATGTACGTGGGCCTTGCAGAGGTTATAAACGAGACCCATGGAAGGGACATCCTACCCATCTGA
- a CDS encoding DtxR family transcriptional regulator — MKHLSENIEEYLETIYRLSDSRKPVTTTDISREMRIAPASVTQMLKKLDSNGYVKYSPYRGAVLTDRGYRIARKITRKHRLLERFLHDVLGIKRERIHRQACEMEHSLSDDAERALCHLLNMPGECPDEKPIPACEFKFQTCEECIEMKEADIEEIGCRDENLKSLTEMDENQSGKVSFIRGDYRVVRRLMDMGITIGAPLTLIKRAPLKGPVEVEIRGSRVALGRNIADNVFIETED; from the coding sequence ATGAAGCATCTCAGTGAAAATATAGAGGAATACCTTGAAACCATCTACAGGCTCTCAGACTCAAGGAAGCCCGTTACCACGACAGATATATCCCGTGAAATGAGAATCGCCCCTGCAAGTGTAACACAGATGCTTAAAAAACTTGACTCAAATGGATATGTTAAATATTCACCATACAGGGGAGCCGTCCTCACCGATAGGGGATACCGGATCGCCCGTAAAATAACAAGAAAGCACAGGCTCCTTGAAAGATTCCTCCATGACGTTCTGGGAATAAAAAGGGAGAGGATACACAGACAGGCCTGTGAGATGGAACATTCACTCTCAGATGATGCTGAAAGGGCCCTGTGCCATCTTCTTAACATGCCAGGAGAGTGCCCGGATGAAAAGCCCATCCCTGCATGCGAATTCAAATTCCAGACATGCGAAGAATGCATTGAGATGAAGGAAGCTGATATCGAGGAAATAGGCTGCCGTGACGAAAACCTGAAATCCCTCACAGAGATGGATGAAAACCAGAGTGGAAAGGTATCCTTCATAAGGGGTGACTACAGGGTTGTGAGGCGGCTAATGGACATGGGGATAACCATTGGAGCCCCCCTCACCCTGATAAAAAGGGCGCCCCTCAAGGGACCCGTGGAGGTGGAGATCAGGGGATCCAGGGTGGCCCTGGGAAGGAATATAGCAGATAACGTCTTCATAGAAACAGAAGACTGA
- the feoB gene encoding ferrous iron transport protein B, with amino-acid sequence MKKSEITVALAGNANVGKSVIFNQLTGSNQIVGNWPGKTVERAEGYLKFQGRDIHIIDLPGIYSFSTYSMEEIVSRDFIIKEGPDVVINVLDASVLERNLFFTLQLMEMEVPMVICINQVDMARQKGITIDEEKLEKVLGVPVVTTVAVKGRGLQELLRKTVEVADKRIKPRIIEYGEEIETRIRKLMDTLPEIPEGYSRRWVAIKLLENDPQITAMMPEDVKKLASELAAEIEDIHGEPAFSVITSERYAISSMIAAGAQRQADIKPSLSERLDSFLTHPVYGYISSVMVVGGLLLWTFVVGEFLSDTLTGIFGFFQPVDPQFSGSIESIIWNGAFGGIVAGLTLVIPFVIPFYLMLSYIENSGLLTRVAFMMDAFMRKIGLHGKALIPLILGYGCSVPAIDSTRILETHRERLLAAFAISFAPCAARTILILGLVALFVNVWWAIGLYALDLLIIFIMGKVALKALPGETTGLIMEMHSLKMPSFRVIARQTWIRTKSLIYLVFPIYIIGSSMIQLLYALGWLNPISAFMAPLTVGWLKLPVFAGILLILGAVRKEFILLGLVSLVGTNIGAALTAPQILVLTLVGMLYFPCLSTIAILAREFGWRSTSIITLANLGTAIFLGGIFARILPLIF; translated from the coding sequence ATGAAAAAATCTGAGATAACCGTTGCACTTGCAGGAAACGCCAATGTGGGGAAAAGTGTTATTTTTAACCAGCTGACAGGCTCAAACCAGATAGTCGGCAACTGGCCCGGGAAAACCGTTGAAAGGGCAGAGGGCTACCTGAAATTCCAGGGAAGGGACATCCACATAATCGATCTGCCAGGCATATACTCATTTTCAACGTACTCCATGGAGGAGATAGTATCAAGGGACTTCATAATCAAGGAAGGGCCTGACGTTGTCATAAATGTGCTTGACGCATCTGTCCTCGAGAGGAACCTCTTCTTCACACTCCAGCTCATGGAAATGGAGGTTCCCATGGTAATCTGCATCAACCAGGTGGACATGGCCAGACAGAAGGGGATAACAATAGATGAGGAGAAGCTGGAGAAGGTTCTCGGCGTGCCGGTGGTAACCACAGTTGCAGTTAAGGGGAGGGGACTCCAGGAGCTACTCCGTAAGACGGTTGAAGTGGCTGATAAAAGAATAAAGCCCAGGATAATCGAATACGGAGAGGAGATCGAGACCCGTATAAGGAAGCTAATGGATACCCTCCCTGAAATCCCGGAGGGATATTCAAGGCGATGGGTTGCAATAAAGCTGCTGGAAAACGACCCCCAGATAACAGCAATGATGCCCGAGGACGTTAAAAAGCTTGCATCAGAACTGGCAGCTGAAATAGAGGACATACACGGCGAACCAGCATTTTCAGTTATAACTTCAGAACGTTACGCCATCTCCAGCATGATAGCTGCAGGTGCACAGAGGCAGGCGGATATCAAGCCATCACTATCAGAGCGCCTTGACAGCTTCCTTACGCACCCCGTCTACGGCTACATCTCATCTGTTATGGTTGTCGGGGGACTCCTTCTCTGGACCTTCGTTGTCGGGGAGTTCCTCTCAGATACACTCACAGGCATCTTCGGGTTCTTCCAACCCGTTGACCCCCAGTTTTCAGGTTCCATTGAATCGATAATATGGAACGGGGCCTTCGGTGGTATCGTGGCTGGTCTGACCCTGGTGATACCCTTCGTCATACCCTTCTACCTGATGCTATCCTACATTGAAAACTCGGGTCTTCTCACCAGGGTGGCATTCATGATGGACGCCTTCATGAGGAAGATAGGGCTCCATGGGAAGGCCCTCATACCCCTCATACTGGGGTACGGGTGCAGCGTCCCTGCAATTGACAGCACAAGGATACTCGAGACCCACAGGGAGAGACTCCTTGCAGCCTTCGCAATATCCTTCGCACCGTGCGCTGCAAGGACCATCCTCATCCTTGGACTCGTAGCCCTCTTCGTGAATGTATGGTGGGCCATAGGCCTCTACGCCCTGGACCTGCTTATAATATTCATAATGGGTAAGGTGGCCCTCAAGGCACTTCCAGGGGAAACGACCGGGCTTATAATGGAAATGCACTCCCTTAAAATGCCCTCATTCCGTGTAATAGCAAGGCAGACCTGGATAAGGACAAAATCCCTGATCTACCTTGTATTCCCCATATACATCATTGGAAGCTCCATGATACAGTTACTATACGCCCTTGGATGGCTCAATCCCATCAGCGCCTTCATGGCACCACTCACAGTCGGATGGCTTAAACTGCCGGTATTTGCAGGCATACTCCTGATACTGGGGGCCGTCAGGAAGGAGTTCATACTCCTTGGGCTGGTGTCACTGGTTGGGACAAACATAGGGGCCGCCCTCACTGCACCCCAGATCCTCGTCCTGACCCTGGTCGGCATGCTCTACTTCCCATGCCTCTCAACAATCGCAATACTTGCCAGGGAATTCGGCTGGAGATCAACATCCATCATAACCCTTGCAAACCTTGGAACAGCGATATTCCTGGGCGGGATCTTTGCAAGGATACTGCCACTCATATTTTAG